A genome region from Labilibaculum antarcticum includes the following:
- a CDS encoding ice-binding family protein: protein MKIKNILPIFAIALVILIAGCNNDDDDLGNLITIPVQTTVQTTISLDAASNFAILAGSEVTNTGATVITGDIGLSPGTSIGGFPPGILNGTQHINDAIANQAKLDIVDTYNDIAARTCADVVTLSGNIGGLTLTPGLYFSTSSLDISSGDLTFDARGDAGAVFIVQIASAFTTTSGRKVILSGGALASNIFWNVGSSATFGTTSVMKGTVLATESITFNTGATLDGRALTRTGGVTLEGNTIVKQ from the coding sequence ATGAAAATAAAAAATATACTACCAATTTTTGCGATAGCATTAGTTATTTTAATAGCCGGTTGCAACAATGATGATGATGATTTAGGCAACCTAATAACTATTCCTGTTCAAACAACAGTTCAAACAACAATTTCACTTGATGCTGCATCTAACTTTGCGATTCTTGCAGGTTCAGAAGTTACCAACACGGGAGCAACAGTGATTACTGGTGATATTGGATTAAGTCCTGGTACTTCAATAGGAGGATTTCCTCCAGGAATTTTGAACGGAACACAGCATATTAATGATGCAATAGCTAATCAGGCTAAACTTGATATCGTTGATACATATAATGATATTGCAGCAAGAACATGTGCTGACGTAGTAACATTGTCAGGAAATATTGGTGGACTTACACTTACTCCCGGACTCTATTTTTCTACTTCATCCCTAGATATTTCATCAGGCGATCTTACTTTTGATGCACGGGGAGATGCAGGTGCCGTATTTATAGTACAGATAGCATCAGCATTTACCACAACATCAGGCCGTAAGGTTATTCTTAGCGGAGGTGCATTAGCATCCAATATTTTTTGGAATGTGGGTAGTTCTGCAACTTTTGGGACTACATCTGTTATGAAAGGAACTGTTTTAGCAACTGAATCAATAACCTTCAATACAGGAGCAACACTTGATGGTCGGGCATTAACAAGAACTGGCGGAGTTACTTTGGAAGGTAATACTATTGTAAAACAGTAA